In Apis mellifera strain DH4 linkage group LG1, Amel_HAv3.1, whole genome shotgun sequence, the sequence AAtggtatatattcataatctgGAGGAACTGCAACTTCATGTGTACATGACTCAATTGTTTCTattgtatgtattttaatacgtGGTGCTAATTCttctatactatataaatttaaaaaatatatatattcaaaaatatttatcaaatagttTAAATGAAACTCtacaaaaagttttataaaaaaacttacttTAAATCTTCCAATACAGGATCAGACCGcaattttttagaaactaATTCATcagaatcattttcaaattctcgTTTAGTACCACTTTCTAAATTAGTTTTCCtgtgttattatttcttatgtattattttttttaattaaaaatatttcttatattacatttaaaatatcaatataatagagaggttatggaataatttatacttacTTTTCATTAAATGATGTATTTAAATCTTCATTTCTTGGTTTCACCGGAGCTGGAATCACTTCTACTATATCTTCTGCTTCTTCAAAAACATCAAATAAGTCTTCAGTAAAATTAgccattataaatataaatttatgcgaAGTATGtacaattttcatcgattcttGAGACAAATCaagattgtttatatttatcgatacttTATATCAACtatcgattatataattatatcgaatgacaaatcgatcatcgattaattttaaattttatatcatctttttatattaattttatataattttatataattttcttatttcaaatatacagatatatatttcaaaatcatgaattcaaatacatataaaaatgaatattcatttctttttttatatcgtataattgTTTCGTATCAAtagtatagataaatattttatttttttgcgcatgacaaaatttaataatttaataatttaataatttaataaaaatgcaagtatatatcaattgattattatgattattaattttttattatcatataaaaaaatgatataattttatttaatgaaatttgaatctaTTTGAATTAAAGAACTTTTCAATATACATTGCTTACTTAATCTGTTTTGGATATTTATGACTTGTTAACTTTACATATcgtttgattgaattttagaTAACATATAGAATaacagatataatatttaatgcattttttgttctattttttgtttattagaatttctttatcattttagttttattctcaatattattcatattaataataattgaaattgaaactaaaattttaacaaaaattctaaatagaataaatatttatataaattaattatttatatatttacataaattattgtgagatagataattaaaatgagtTTCACCctgttatgtatatttttttaattataaaaaactctttgtattaaataaaaagaaattattagaaatcagaaaaattattattatgcatattatttttaatttatcaatgttttttattttatcaaacttttatttgtaatttattttaaaatggatGCTCATCTCTCGAATCGATCATAATgcgatattaattcataaattaattctgtGATTAttgtagattataaattttaaaaaatttttaaatataaaattaaatatattttttcaaatttaattaataaaatttaatttttttttaaatgtttagaaattataagtttttcaaatatttttttcaaatatttaaaaatcatttatatacgaaataattataaattaaaagaactgaaaaagaaataaaacgtaTTCAATTCACATCCTTCATCATTATAAAGATACTTCATTTGTGGTTACGCACTAAAAGTAAATgtggataaaatataaataaataataacacaaagatagagataataaaaattgagcaattaatatcatttgcaGAGTGCcacaaatatagaaatatagaaaggataagaaataggataaaaataggataaaaCAAACTATGATCACCATCTCGAATATCTCTTTATATCAAGATAAGAATTGAAGATCAGTgccatcttttaaatattaaaaacatcttTTCAATACTCAAGactagtaatttttaatttttaccctATTTTACCCTGCTTTTAAAGAAATGTCTTTAATATTCGAGAGATGgcattgataatttattcttattctatctctattttttttttattatttattattttttctatgtttcatttgcaatattctgcaaataattttaatatttttaatttattgtaatatattatatttttattcttttttcgttatttactctttttttctatatttgctgtgtaagatttatatattcaagagGCTCCGACacctaattaattttattataatgattaataatttttttatatatatatagtgtaaaagtatacatattttttttatatacaatatttatatataaagtataatatattttaaatatatattttatatattatatattatatatttaatggatagtatcgaaaatttttgtgagtatcattaaatttcttattaattcattcttcctatagaatagaatatatgcattttcttttgtaaatttcttttgtcTTAGATactttagattaattttaatgaattttgaatgctaagttactatttattatattatttttatttattccattattaatttcataaatatgcaaataaattaatatattttatatatttattttttcttgcataaaataaattattaaatattatttatattattaaatatttattattttcttaattaatttaaataaatcaaaatagaaatgtaaataaaatgagtaattaatattatgtgaaTGTAACAGTAGAGAGATCATGAGATTGAAGATTTTGAATGAGTAGCGTTTATGCTACGAAGAAACGGGACTTTCAGTTTCTTTTGGGAGTTTGTGAGTGGAACGTCGCGAGTGTAACGGTCACGCTAGCACGCGCGTGAAAGTTTTATCTTCCGAGCGCTCAGCCTCCTTCATACAAAGTTTATTGacatagaaagaaaattgaaacagGCTTGCTTAAAggtacttaaaaaaatatatatataaattttaagaaaagaaaataatttaaaattaaatttataattataaaaattaagaattacacttaatttaattatttaaagatattaataaattttaattcttcaattaattattttttaataaatcgtttCTAGTTatgttattgatatttttttctttgaattttttatttttcatgtaaacaatctttaatcatataatcaatctttagatttttatactttatttatgaaatagagtatcaatacaaaaaaattaatatttagaaatatttatatattataaaaattttacttttaatagttttaccaataatttataatgtactattttttattttaattattagtaatagatatttatagtagatattaattatttattatttgttatatagcATTTTGATGATTCagcttatcatttttttaaattgtatgcatatatttaaaaaaaaatgaatatatagataatagttttattttaattctttaacaaattaattaattaattaattaaattataaaattaatgaatatgataatataatactatgtTTTAACAACAGACAATGCTTACATATACCATAAGAACACCTGCAGTATTGTATTTGCATTGATTatgtattgtttaatttaaaagttaagattatatattgttttatctaGTTATTCttccgaaatatatattttcaaaagttcaGTCGTTACTTTtacttagaaattatttttatttttaatttaaactattcaattcataaaataaaattctaaaatatattgcaaatgagtttttattttgattattcagTTAAATctgtttgattttttctttctctgataaaaatttgtaaatttgatcattattttattaaaaatatgttacattaattttacgatttttttgtaaaaaattttatctaaaattgtatctaaaataattaattaattatgacaGTATAATAACTAGACAATATaacaattagattaattagataattagataatttaaatgtacacataataacaatttgaataaaattaatttaaaaaatgaatatgtatatttatgtttatatatatatttaaaaaaagagtgttatatgataatttataataataaagggaaatgaatattcaatggaatatatatatgattcaaaAGATGTAGAAACATGAGGTAATCAATGGGCCACGTGAATCATCGTGtcttagttaaaaatttcaatctcgatCTTTCTCAAATACACATCTCGgaagatttttaatcatttatttttataaattgttatttttttataatttaaataaattattttatctttattgtaataatataatacaaattttaatattttgtaaaatataataatgtaataaaaatttaaagtaattttaatttaatttaacaaaatattcttcaaattatgcaaattttaaaatcaaactttagtaaataaaatttcaataatggaaattaattttttttatgtttttaatttcgatcagcttttcatgaataaatttttattattattaattattaattctattaactcttaataatattaattattaattattaattattattaagtttaaatattagttattaattttatattaaaaatctaatgattttcattaaaatacgttatatgttttatataatgtttacaatgtaaataaaaatagaatacatattccataataattatatattcacatattaaaatagataaaggttcaaacattataaaatacaatacattacaatatttatatattacaatattatatatattttaatttaaattgaaaataaattataaatataagtataatttattttattaataaaaaatcgttaattacgtattattttgattgaaaatattcttaatagtttttaattatataagttatcttttatctacaaaaaaatatcttatgtaataattttaatatttatttcttaactttAGTATTCTATTTATGATTTGAATAACtacatttcaataaaaaataaaaataaaaaataattaatatcttagtAAGAAGGATGTTAAatcacatatttttctttgactaTTGCATCGTATGTTCAAGGTACTTATTTCAATGCGTATGAGTACTTACATACATAGAAACAACAAAACTCACATAATCTGATTGTTCGTTGAATATGTAGATATGCTCATTATCATAaatcaattgttatttttgtacttcttttcttgagaaaaaaaagctATATtactctttaattatttagtcTATTTTAACGCtaaattttgtacatatttattcattgatatgaaatatacatgtatatatttacattatatataaatatataaaagctatattttgtattatatgtttgatattatataaatttatatcttacatattattaaccaatattttcagatttttattttattgcacagttataaaactatatgaatcaatattaatatcaataataatatctatatcattatttataaatttttcattaattatcaactttaatataaaatatataattcagtaacatatcatttttattttattcaaaataaaaaataataaattaatttgtaattttcaaatattatcttatttgtaacattataaataaatgtaaattttttattttaaaatgaaaatcacaTTGTTGcaatactaattttataatattataatatttatattaatataaattaaataatttataatttagtaatatttatataatttatattttattataattacaatttatataatttatataatatcatttataattaactaaattttcaaaattatttcaaaatgaatatgtatatgaatataaataaattttttattaattttataaaaaaataaataaaagaagaaaaagaaataaaacgaaaaaaacaaagaaaagatttatttaattataaattatgcataGCATTTTCGTATAATGTCATGAAAGTGgatacgaaaaaatttttttcggatCTAACTAATTAAGAAAACAAGTTTACTCCTTTCAAATGTAGGAAAGTAGTATAACGGAGAATTGcggaatttattttcgaagcaGTCCTTTTCATATGATGAACCTGAATAAGTGCAAGTGAAAGTTcgtaagttaaatattttttgtaacttCGATTTGCAGACTTCTCATAAGTTTTCTACAATCTTTTATAATGCTGTATGGTTAAatcatgtttattattattttaaattattaaaaaccaaaatcgtacaattataaaagaaaaagaaaatcaaataaaaaaataaataaaatcatttaataaaaataagcgcaaattataaaatatataatgaatttaatatctattaatttataataatttatatatttctatataaaaattgttcaattatataatgtatctaTGTAATAACGAACATTTGATTGGAATTACATTCTTCTCCAAGTACAGACTTTTAACATAACATCAATCGACATTCCAGGGTGTAATACGTGAACATCAGACAGTGAGCTATAGTGACGTGAAAGTGGTCGACTAAAAGAGGCGGAATGCAGAGAGCTGGGTGCTACGGTGTGTACACTGATCCATGGTACCAGGTAATTGGAGTACCATGTTTATATGTGTTCGTATATACATGAACCATACTTTTGAGATACTATAATTATCAgctcattaaatattcaattttatctaatatttttaaatattcgtttatttcattaatttaaaacttgttttattataacaatatctgaatttttaaattacaatatttcataactataaatgaatttttaataaaaatcgtaattataaaattaatatgttgcactttaatatcattttgaattataaaatagtcaattatattataaaatttaaagaatataagaatatgaaaataaaaaatcatatcaatataagaaatcaatattaatataaaaaatattaaataatgataaaattgttttttaaaaaattatataataaagcataattattgtaaaaattttgcattattttatattttcattggcTTATAAAGAATGTCCTAAATAACGTAATATTCATTTCACGTTGTCCAATTTCTTACGTGAACATGACAAATGTGAAAGCGACCTTGAAACTTTGGAACATCTTTCGCATCATAATGTCCAATAAGTATCTATTCAAAAAGATTTCTCTCTAATAAATCAGATTATACAGttagaatttcgaatttaaaaaaatttaagttataatgttaacttaatcaattatataatatttgctaaattatattttttttctataaatatagaattaatgataaagtacaaaataataattttataaattttattattatttattaaacagagTTTAATAAatcagttttataaaatttaataaatatactttttatattgatgCTTAAATGAtacttatattgaaaataatatttatattatattttacagtgataattagaaagatataaaaaaatgttaaaatattaatgaaaatgaaggaATTTAAGAATGAAAGCGAACAACTATTTGTTCGAAGTCAATTATTCTAGACGAGCATGCAGCAATGGTTATTGGATGAACCTGCATCTAATTTATGCAGTAACGATTATCAACCACAAATTATTAAGGTATgaatacataaatatgtacattatttatataatatattcaacaaattatcaaaattattttttaacaataaataaattttaagagatatattatatatataaaattttttaaatataaaaaattaatttaaaagttcaaTTGATAGCATTGTTTATTCgtttatcttttcatttcgtCTGTGaagaatacataaatttaaaattgtttataattaaataagtttgaaccgatatttttatatactaagttttatatttgttttggtttttacaattcaaaagtttgttttataaatatattagcaatctttatataattaacatactattaatattttataaatataaatataaattgatgacattgttaaaaatataaagttatataataaagttacataacaaagttttttaaaatttcatacattAGGAATTTCATAtaggaaatattattgaatcgaACAGGGAATGCTGGAACGcgggaaattttattctaatgcGGCAATCGCAACAGCTTTGGCAGTTTCAGATGAAAACCAAATTAATTCTGACAGTGAAACTACCAAGTTGTCTTTATATCTATCGAATGAAAGATTTGCTTGCAATCTCAATAATCTGTACGCTATACCACGAACTGATTTACATGAGATAGAatggtaaattaaattttttcatttattactgtaatatataaattgttattcaaaatataaattataaataatccttgaaatgataaataaatatgataaataaataattaaaataaagtaaaagaaattatcttcAGGATAGAAGCTGACTCGTTAGATGCTTATGTTTCAAGATTTATAGCTGGTTTATCAACTATAACACGAAATAATCTAAGAAAATGTTGCCGAACTTCGACCAGTTCTGGCTATTCCAGTCATTCTCTACCATTGTTATATTCTTGTTATACATCAGCAGTTtccaatcaaaatttttttcgaggtATACCTTTAACAATGAAAGACCAATTCAATGAAGGACTTGCTATAATTCATGAAAGTGAGGCAATTCCACGTCCTATTTGGCCGAccacattttttaatttgcgcGATCTTTATCAAAACAACGAAAATTCTGAATATGATAGTAagtaatgatatttttgtatgaaaaatagattcttttttatattaaaaatattgaaatgttcATATTCATTgggatttataatttatattagctTTATACACATATTGCGGATGTGGTTGCGCATACACTTATTCATATTGCGATTGGgattatgaaaaatctataaatttatcagcACATGAAATTCTTCTTGAATTATCTCAAACTCTGGATTCCATGATAGAAGGCAAAAATATAACACcagaagaaatattacaaaatatttcatatcagaTTGCGCAaggaattgattttaaagGGGAGTTTTACGAATATGTTTAtcataattcttcttttttaccgGGCAAACgatcatttttaaacgatacgaATCCGTATGAATTaagttgtaataaaaattcatcgtcGAAAATCAATCCAGTAAATTCAAAACTTTATAATACACGAAATTCTCATCTATACAATCCTTGGTATACTTGCTTATGTACTTGTGAACGTACTCGTAGATTTCTATCTTCAAAAAATGACCAAGAAAACATAATGAATGATGaattgaagagaaaagaaaatctgcCTCTTATGTTTTTAATGGATAATCAataccaaaaaataaaatcagaacTATTACAAAACAATATAGATAATTCTAAATCATATGATTGCAAGTGTttaaatcattcaatttttcataacaaaaaaataaaaaatgtatatatgaatcgttatattaaaaatgatataaaagagacgattaatatcaatgaagaaattaaacaggatcggaataaaattatttctaataatccaGAATATTCTAAGGtaagtctatatatatatatatatatatatatatttttaaactataaaattagttcaagatagatttttataattttgtaactgattttaataatgaatgaacatatttttacatatatgagACAAAAgcatttactttaaataaataattaaatgaatataatatacatttttcttgtatataataaCAGTGCAAATAACAATATTCACAATGTCAATGTAACAAACGTATCAAGACTAATGTTTCAGCAGTTGGAGTACAGTGACGGTGATTCATTCAACAAAGATAGAATCTTCTcatccaataaaaataattggaattatcGTATGCAAGGATTCGCtgaaaatttagatttcaCGCTTGATGTTTCGCGAGCAGAACATTTGGGCCATGTAATTGCAAAAGCAAAACGGAAACGACAATGGTGCAGAATTTTAACTGCCTTCTTTGGACtagtcttttttattttaagtgt encodes:
- the LOC107966053 gene encoding uncharacterized protein LOC107966053 isoform X1, translating into MQQWLLDEPASNLCSNDYQPQIIKGMLERGKFYSNAAIATALAVSDENQINSDSETTKLSLYLSNERFACNLNNLYAIPRTDLHEIEWIEADSLDAYVSRFIAGLSTITRNNLRKCCRTSTSSGYSSHSLPLLYSCYTSAVSNQNFFRGIPLTMKDQFNEGLAIIHESEAIPRPIWPTTFFNLRDLYQNNENSEYDTLYTYCGCGCAYTYSYCDWDYEKSINLSAHEILLELSQTLDSMIEGKNITPEEILQNISYQIAQGIDFKGEFYEYVYHNSSFLPGKRSFLNDTNPYELSCNKNSSSKINPVNSKLYNTRNSHLYNPWYTCLCTCERTRRFLSSKNDQENIMNDELKRKENLPLMFLMDNQYQKIKSELLQNNIDNSKSYDCKCLNHSIFHNKKIKNVYMNRYIKNDIKETININEEIKQDRNKIISNNPEYSKQLEYSDGDSFNKDRIFSSNKNNWNYRMQGFAENLDFTLDVSRAEHLGHVIAKAKRKRQWCRILTAFFGLVFFILSVVIVSLSVTKGRKVFGIPYPSTLRIFSTLYH
- the LOC107966053 gene encoding uncharacterized protein LOC107966053 isoform X2, giving the protein MQQWLLDEPASNLCSNDYQPQIIKGMLERGKFYSNAAIATALAVSDENQINSDSETTKLSLYLSNERFACNLNNLYAIPRTDLHEIEWIEADSLDAYVSRFIAGLSTITRNNLRKCCRTSTSSGYSSHSLPLLYSCYTSAVSNQNFFRGIPLTMKDQFNEGLAIIHESEAIPRPIWPTTFFNLRDLYQNNENSEYDTLYTYCGCGCAYTYSYCDWDYEKSINLSAHEILLELSQTLDSMIEGKNITPEEILQNISYQIAQGIDFKGEFYEYVYHNSSFLPGKRSFLNDTNPYELSCNKNSSSKINPVNSKLYNTRNSHLYNPWYTCLCTCERTRRFLSSKNDQENIMNDELKRKENLPLMFLMDNQYQKIKSELLQNNIDNSKSYDCKCLNHSIFHNKKIKNVYMNRYIKNDIKETININEEIKQDRNKIISNNPEYSKLEYSDGDSFNKDRIFSSNKNNWNYRMQGFAENLDFTLDVSRAEHLGHVIAKAKRKRQWCRILTAFFGLVFFILSVVIVSLSVTKGRKVFGIPYPSTLRIFSTLYH
- the LOC107966053 gene encoding uncharacterized protein LOC107966053 isoform X3, encoding MQQWLLDEPASNLCSNDYQPQIIKGMLERGKFYSNAAIATALAVSDENQINSDSETTKLSLYLSNERFACNLNNLYAIPRTDLHEIEWIEADSLDAYVSRFIAGLSTITRNNLRKCCRTSTSSGYSSHSLPLLYSCYTSAVSNQNFFRGIPLTMKDQFNEGLAIIHESEAIPRPIWPTTFFNLRDLYQNNENSEYDTLYTYCGCGCAYTYSYCDWDYEKSINLSAHEILLELSQTLDSMIEGKNITPEEILQNISYQIAQGIDFKGEFYEYVYHNSSFLPGKRSFLNDTNPYELSCNKNSSSKINPVNSKLYNTRNSHLYNPWYTCLCTCERTRRFLSSKNDQENIMNDELKRKENLPLMFLMDNQYQKIKSELLQNNIDNSKSYDCKCLNHSIFHNKKIKNVYMNRYIKNDIKETININEEIKQDRNKIISNNPEYSKQLEYSDGDSFNKDRIFSSNKNNWNYRMQGFAENLDFTLDVSRAEHLGHVIAKAKRKRQWCRILTAFFGLVFFILSVVIVSLSVTKGRKVFGSM
- the LOC107966053 gene encoding uncharacterized protein LOC107966053 isoform X5; the encoded protein is MQQWLLDEPASNLCSNDYQPQIIKGMLERGKFYSNAAIATALAVSDENQINSDSETTKLSLYLSNERFACNLNNLYAIPRTDLHEIEWIEADSLDAYVSRFIAGLSTITRNNLRKCCRTSTSSGYSSHSLPLLYSCYTSAVSNQNFFRGIPLTMKDQFNEGLAIIHESEAIPRPIWPTTFFNLRDLYQNNENSEYDTLYTYCGCGCAYTYSYCDWDYEKSINLSAHEILLELSQTLDSMIEGKNITPEEILQNISYQIAQGIDFKGEFYEYVYHNSSFLPGKRSFLNDTNPYELSCNKNSSSKINPVNSKLYNTRNSHLYNPWYTCLCTCERTRRFLSSKNDQENIMNDELKRKENLPLMFLMDNQYQKIKSELLQNNIDNSKSYDCKCLNHSIFHNKKIKNVYMNRYIKNDIKETININEEIKQDRNKIISNNPEYSKTNVSAVGVQ
- the LOC107966053 gene encoding uncharacterized protein LOC107966053 isoform X4, whose amino-acid sequence is MLERGKFYSNAAIATALAVSDENQINSDSETTKLSLYLSNERFACNLNNLYAIPRTDLHEIEWIEADSLDAYVSRFIAGLSTITRNNLRKCCRTSTSSGYSSHSLPLLYSCYTSAVSNQNFFRGIPLTMKDQFNEGLAIIHESEAIPRPIWPTTFFNLRDLYQNNENSEYDTLYTYCGCGCAYTYSYCDWDYEKSINLSAHEILLELSQTLDSMIEGKNITPEEILQNISYQIAQGIDFKGEFYEYVYHNSSFLPGKRSFLNDTNPYELSCNKNSSSKINPVNSKLYNTRNSHLYNPWYTCLCTCERTRRFLSSKNDQENIMNDELKRKENLPLMFLMDNQYQKIKSELLQNNIDNSKSYDCKCLNHSIFHNKKIKNVYMNRYIKNDIKETININEEIKQDRNKIISNNPEYSKQLEYSDGDSFNKDRIFSSNKNNWNYRMQGFAENLDFTLDVSRAEHLGHVIAKAKRKRQWCRILTAFFGLVFFILSVVIVSLSVTKGRKVFGIPYPSTLRIFSTLYH